CGTGCTCGGTTTTATCCGGATTTTATCTTTCAATTCCGTGAAAAGCCTCGAAAGATTCATAGAGTAGTACCGTCTCACCTGATAAGAACACATGAGCCTTTGCTCTTGGTGGAGTTTAACCACATGCTCTCATATGACATTTGTGGCTAAGAATAGATACCACTTGCCTCACCCACCATGAAAAATTGAGctgtttatttgatttgatttgaaaacttgaactatttaagtttaaattttaattttttgttcttaattgaATCAATTTTGGTCAGGCCTATAGCATGGTTGATCATCTTTGTTGTTGAAGGCAAAGTGTTTGCTATAGATTGTTTTATTGATATTATGAACTCTATGCAGCACTCTGTGACCTTATAAGCCCTTGCAGTAACTGAAAATAGGCTATGGTAAGTTGATAATCTCTTGGTCTATTAGGTTAGGTTTCTTTCTAGCATTCAATAAATTTGGCCTTgattaaataagtaaacaaacctgctaaaagaatatataatgaTCTGGTTCGTAAAATTGTTAGTTTTCTCGGTATTGCAAGTTGTTTATAAATCACAAGTATTGTAAGACACTCTTATCACGTAGGCCAACTTAATGCAGATGTTATTTTTTCTGGATGTACCCTTCACTGTTCTTTATACTCGAAAAAGAAGTAGCCGAAAGATAGTTATCGGGAGTAACATTGAACTCGGTGAAACTAAATAAAGAGAAAGCTCGGGGCATATCTGATGCTTCTTAAATGAACCGCTGCTGCTACTCGGTAGTAATTGCTTTCGCCAAACTAGCTTGGTTTTTCTTGTGGCATTTCTCAGGGTGCTGCTTGGGAGCAACCATGAAGTACACTTgggaaatatgtatatattcctCTTACAAATGATTAATGATGCTAGCTTTATCACTAAgtatcttatttatttcatgagATTCTAATGCGTGTTGATATTTGATACACTGTTTTGTGGCACAGGTACACGTCTTTCACCGGTCTGTTTCCGCTGTTGTCAAGGGGTCAATTGCGATTAGTAAAAGTGGAGGAAATATCACAGACCATAGATGCTGAAAGTTTAACTGTGCAGAACTCTGTCCAATTCTCGGGGCCGTTAGCCTCGAGTTCTATTAGTGCAAGCGCAAAGTTCGAGGTCCGAAGTCCCAGGCGAGTGCAGGTATGTTGTTTATGTCTGTCTCCAACTGCCAGCATTTGGAATGTAATCGAACCCTATCGTACTAAACaatttttcattctcatttttccttttcgAATGTCACCAAatgcattaaaaaattaaagatctGGATGTAACTTGAAACTGTCTTGTTTCATTTTGTTGAATGCAGATCAAGTTTCAGGAAGGCATAATCGGAACTCCCCAGCTGACGGACTCCATAGTCTTACCCGAAAATGTGGAATTTATGGGACAAAATATCGATCTAGCTCCTATCAAAGGCTTGCTCAACTCTGTACAAGACACGGCTTCCACTGTTGCAAAGACGATTTCGAGCCGACCACCGTTGAAGTTCTCATTATCAAACAGCAATTCGGAATCATGGTTACTTACCACATACCTTGATGAAGACCTGCGGATTTCAAGAGACGGCGGGAGCGTTTTCGTGCTCATCAAGGAGGGCAGTTCTTTCTTGACCACCATGAACTAAAATTTAGATTCCATTCCCTCTTCCTCACCTTCGCATCACTATATCTATGCTCCTGGTTTTCTGTTAGGTTGATGTGATACGTAAATATCTATAAACATGAATTCTAAATGAATAAACACGCACACACTTATCTTTCACTCCATGTTTTATGCTTTCACTCCATTAAAGCATCAAACATGTATTATTAGTGAACCAGATTTGGAAtaaacatttctttttttctttcttgagaccaaaaaaaaaagttaaattctgctattagtaCATGTACAATGCTTAAGTTGTCTATTTGGTCCTTGGTACTTTAATTGGGTCATTTTCCATCtttatacatttcaaaatttaaaatattagtccTCGTCAAATGGTAGctactaaattcattaagttatgcTGTTTTCAAAAATCGATTAGGCAAATATATAATGCCATGTCCTAATTCGTATATATAATGCAATGtaaacttattattttcacatgttattaaaaaaatagttaatagatTTAAAGATTGTTGTTTGCATTAAGAttgaaattccaaaatttaaaaatgtagtGATAACAATGATCTAGTTGGAGAACATGGATCAAGACCTATAACTTTATGCATAATACAAGAGTAATAGTAGAATTTATCGAAACATATTTAACTATTACCATTTGATCAAGATTACAacttcaaaaatgaaaaagtacagggactaaaattaaccaattcgataagttaaaggactaaaattgatctaaTTAAAGAGTAGgtactaaatctacaacttacACAAGATACAGGGTCTAATATCAGaatctaacaaaaaaaaaaagaagggaaattTCCTTACTCTGTCTA
The window above is part of the Gossypium raimondii isolate GPD5lz chromosome 9, ASM2569854v1, whole genome shotgun sequence genome. Proteins encoded here:
- the LOC105798924 gene encoding plastid-lipid-associated protein, chloroplastic, which encodes MATIFQLNNFPCKTFLTTPKHLQSTSKPSILLLNSIKRTQNSSRVSHFLTRKSIRSRPGFQIFAADDDEGSPDKKEEVMEDPETESGGVIVAEAEAEAEEEKPKEEVGEIESLKKALVDSFYGTDRGWKASSETRAEIVELITLLEAKNPTPAPTDSLPLLNGKWILAYTSFTGLFPLLSRGQLRLVKVEEISQTIDAESLTVQNSVQFSGPLASSSISASAKFEVRSPRRVQIKFQEGIIGTPQLTDSIVLPENVEFMGQNIDLAPIKGLLNSVQDTASTVAKTISSRPPLKFSLSNSNSESWLLTTYLDEDLRISRDGGSVFVLIKEGSSFLTTMN